A stretch of Alkalicella caledoniensis DNA encodes these proteins:
- a CDS encoding SHOCT-like domain-containing protein: MKTIEKQFDVGFQSTIDISVDKGNIKIWGWENSACKVIAESSEAMNFDFDLTNDYLQLELTKGQKEIQVYVPKHSKLMVDGSYLNSDISNLNGSLSLENGKGDIKISNLDGNAIIEMEHGNIELENINGTILVEKGKGTLKAFKVAGELKVESGHGNMELTSLNGECYVESGKGDIVVQEGKGNMNLYCGHGDLTLDYCTFKRLAAEGKGGTKIIVSSEQDGVWNILRNGDFNISAPVTSQLDFKVECRTLTNNIPGLNFTKYDDLYKGSLGFSPKGTVYIEGAKEAVFEKGNSQGYMDICSIDEDEKETLKILEMLKQGIITSDQAEELLSAIEGTSNLEEVE; this comes from the coding sequence ATGAAAACAATAGAGAAACAATTTGATGTGGGATTTCAATCAACAATCGACATATCAGTTGATAAAGGGAATATTAAGATCTGGGGTTGGGAAAATTCAGCATGTAAAGTAATAGCTGAAAGTAGTGAAGCCATGAACTTCGACTTTGATTTAACAAATGACTATTTGCAGCTGGAACTTACAAAAGGACAAAAGGAAATCCAAGTTTATGTCCCAAAACATAGTAAATTAATGGTGGACGGCAGTTATTTAAATTCAGATATCAGTAATCTTAATGGAAGCCTGTCACTGGAAAATGGCAAAGGGGACATCAAAATATCCAACTTAGATGGAAATGCTATCATTGAAATGGAGCATGGGAACATTGAACTTGAAAATATTAATGGCACCATTTTAGTTGAAAAAGGCAAAGGTACCCTAAAGGCCTTTAAGGTTGCTGGAGAATTAAAGGTAGAGAGTGGACATGGAAACATGGAGCTTACTTCACTAAATGGCGAATGTTATGTGGAAAGTGGTAAAGGGGATATAGTAGTACAAGAAGGAAAAGGAAACATGAATCTTTATTGTGGGCATGGGGATTTAACTTTGGACTATTGCACCTTTAAAAGATTGGCTGCAGAGGGTAAAGGTGGAACCAAAATTATAGTATCCAGTGAGCAAGATGGAGTATGGAACATATTGCGAAATGGCGATTTTAATATATCGGCACCTGTGACATCACAATTAGATTTTAAGGTGGAATGTCGCACATTGACAAACAACATACCAGGTTTGAATTTCACAAAATATGATGATCTTTACAAAGGCTCCTTGGGTTTTAGTCCAAAGGGAACAGTATATATTGAAGGAGCAAAGGAAGCTGTTTTTGAAAAGGGTAATAGTCAAGGGTATATGGATATTTGTTCAATTGATGAAGATGAAAAAGAGACATTAAAAATCCTAGAAATGCTTAAACAAGGGATTATAACGTCAGATCAAGCAGAAGAACTCTTATCAGCCATAGAAGGTACTTCAAACCTTGAGGAGGTTGAATAA
- a CDS encoding SHOCT-like domain-containing protein — MSSKERLKVLELIREGKITPEEGLELLTVLQNTEDDMSNKEEDEIKIDFGGQSTEGDKAKSIKIKVDKPNGKNVNITLPASVVRFLGGLGTTHIRANGERIDTDEWWEKQDSGYKGVLFETTSKSGKDIKIELE; from the coding sequence ATGAGTTCAAAGGAGAGATTAAAAGTTTTAGAGTTGATCCGTGAAGGTAAAATAACCCCTGAAGAAGGACTAGAGCTCCTTACAGTACTACAAAACACGGAAGATGACATGAGCAATAAAGAAGAAGACGAGATTAAAATAGATTTCGGTGGTCAAAGCACAGAAGGTGACAAAGCCAAGAGCATAAAGATAAAAGTTGATAAACCCAATGGTAAAAACGTTAATATAACATTGCCTGCATCTGTGGTGAGATTTCTAGGAGGTCTTGGAACTACTCATATCAGAGCAAATGGAGAGAGAATAGACACCGATGAATGGTGGGAGAAGCAAGATTCTGGTTATAAAGGGGTACTATTTGAAACAACCTCTAAGTCAGGAAAAGATATAAAAATCGAGTTGGAATAA
- a CDS encoding DUF2089 domain-containing protein, giving the protein MKKQMLGRCPVCTSHLDVTRLHCKSCDTTIEGRFEPCKFCRLPLDQKEFVEVFIKSRGNIKEVERELGVSYPTVRGRLEAVIEALGYRPEPVPKNDPENAKRRKEVLDALNNGEISAEEAVQLLKNQN; this is encoded by the coding sequence GTGAAGAAACAAATGCTCGGGAGATGTCCCGTATGTACTTCTCATTTAGACGTTACCCGGTTACACTGCAAATCATGTGATACTACAATAGAAGGAAGATTTGAACCATGTAAATTCTGCAGACTTCCCCTAGATCAAAAAGAATTTGTAGAAGTCTTTATAAAATCCAGAGGGAATATAAAAGAAGTAGAGCGAGAACTAGGAGTATCATATCCCACTGTCAGGGGACGCCTGGAAGCAGTTATTGAAGCCTTGGGATACAGACCAGAACCAGTACCAAAAAACGATCCTGAAAATGCAAAACGTCGCAAAGAAGTACTAGATGCCCTAAATAACGGAGAAATAAGTGCAGAAGAAGCTGTGCAATTACTGAAAAACCAAAACTAA
- the uvrA gene encoding excinuclease ABC subunit UvrA codes for MKNIVVKGARENNLKNVDITIPRDKIVVFTGLSGSGKSSLAFETIYAEGQRRYVESLSAYARQFLGQMEKPDVDSIEGLSPAISIDQKTTSKNPRSTVGTVTEIYDYLRLLYARVGQPFCPTCKKPIQQQTVSQMVDKIMELPERTKIQVLSPVIRGRKGEHIKVLEGLRKSGFVRVKIDDHLYELSEEIKLEKNKKHTIEVVVDRLVVKDGIQNRLADSLELALTHAEGIALVEIIDGEIITFSQNFACIECGFSFEEISPRMFSFNNPYGACDECAGLGSHLEPDPDLIIPDPTLTIAEGALVPWSKSSSNYYTSMLNAVAQEFDISTITPVKDLPKEHYKMLLYGVPDKKFKIDYVNSQGEYQELNAGFRGLVNWIKLRYNETSSDYIRNDLENYMSSFTCRKCKGARLKPESLSVLVGDINISQLTAKSVTEVKEKLASVEFTEKEMMIARMILKEINERLGFLIDVGLDYLTLDRAAGTLSGGEAQRIRLATQIGSSLMGVLYILDEPSIGLHQRDNERLLTTLKKLRDLGNTLIVVEHDEDTMKVADCIVDIGPYAGEHGGEVVAVGTMEEIMAEPRSITGQYLSGKKQIEIPDKRRETNGKWIEIVGANENNLRNVDVKIPLGVFTCVTGVSGSGKSTLINEILHKSLAQKLHNAKAKPGSHKEILGLEHIEKVIDIDQSPIGRTPRSNPATYTGVFDYIRDLFSTTNDAQARGYKAGRFSFNVKGGRCEACRGDGIIKIEMHFLPDVYVPCEICKGARYNRETLEIKYKGKTISDILNMSVKEGVEFFKNIPRIKRKLDTLFDVGLGYIKLGQPATTLSGGEAQRVKLATELSRRSNGKTLYILDEPTTGLHIADIDKLLQVLARLTDEGDSVLVIEHNLDVIKTADHIIDLGPEGGHRGGTIIAQGTPEEIVKVKKSYTGKFLKPYLKA; via the coding sequence ATGAAAAATATAGTAGTTAAAGGTGCTAGGGAAAATAACCTTAAAAACGTTGATATAACAATACCAAGGGATAAAATCGTAGTTTTTACTGGTCTAAGTGGTTCAGGAAAATCTTCCTTAGCCTTTGAAACCATATATGCAGAGGGACAAAGGCGCTATGTTGAATCATTATCAGCATATGCCCGTCAGTTCCTAGGGCAGATGGAAAAGCCAGATGTGGACTCCATAGAAGGTTTATCCCCTGCCATATCCATTGACCAAAAGACAACAAGTAAAAACCCTCGCTCCACTGTGGGTACAGTAACTGAGATATATGATTATCTAAGACTTCTATATGCTAGGGTAGGACAACCATTTTGCCCTACTTGCAAGAAACCTATCCAACAACAAACTGTCTCCCAAATGGTTGATAAAATCATGGAGCTACCTGAAAGGACAAAAATTCAGGTTCTTTCACCTGTAATTCGGGGCAGAAAAGGTGAGCATATCAAAGTACTGGAAGGTCTTAGAAAAAGTGGTTTCGTTAGGGTGAAAATTGATGACCACTTATATGAATTAAGTGAAGAGATAAAGCTTGAGAAAAACAAAAAGCATACCATAGAAGTAGTTGTTGATAGGCTTGTTGTTAAAGACGGTATTCAAAACCGCTTAGCTGATTCCTTGGAACTGGCCCTTACCCATGCAGAGGGTATCGCCCTTGTTGAAATCATTGACGGGGAAATAATTACATTTAGTCAAAACTTTGCATGTATTGAGTGTGGGTTTAGTTTTGAAGAAATAAGTCCAAGGATGTTCTCTTTTAACAATCCCTATGGGGCATGTGATGAATGTGCAGGGTTAGGTAGCCATCTTGAACCAGACCCAGACCTTATTATTCCAGATCCAACTTTAACAATAGCTGAAGGTGCTTTGGTGCCATGGAGTAAAAGTTCATCAAACTACTATACTTCCATGCTAAATGCAGTTGCCCAGGAGTTTGATATTAGCACAATCACACCTGTAAAAGACTTGCCCAAGGAGCATTATAAAATGCTTTTATATGGTGTTCCAGATAAAAAATTCAAAATAGACTATGTGAATTCCCAAGGGGAATATCAAGAACTAAATGCAGGTTTTAGAGGTCTAGTGAATTGGATTAAACTTAGATATAATGAAACAAGTTCAGACTATATACGAAATGATCTTGAAAACTATATGTCCAGCTTCACTTGCCGTAAATGTAAAGGTGCTAGACTTAAACCAGAGAGTTTATCTGTGCTAGTAGGTGATATAAACATCTCCCAGCTTACTGCTAAATCGGTGACTGAAGTAAAGGAAAAGTTAGCTTCAGTGGAATTTACAGAAAAAGAGATGATGATTGCCCGCATGATCCTTAAGGAAATCAATGAAAGGTTAGGATTCCTCATTGATGTGGGACTTGATTATCTAACCCTAGACAGAGCAGCAGGTACACTTTCCGGCGGTGAGGCCCAAAGAATAAGGCTAGCTACACAGATCGGCTCTAGTCTAATGGGTGTGCTATATATCCTTGATGAGCCAAGTATAGGTTTGCATCAAAGGGATAACGAAAGATTGCTGACAACTTTAAAGAAATTGAGGGATCTAGGGAATACCCTAATTGTAGTTGAACATGATGAAGACACCATGAAAGTAGCTGACTGTATCGTTGACATCGGCCCATACGCTGGAGAGCATGGAGGAGAAGTTGTAGCAGTGGGTACAATGGAAGAAATCATGGCAGAGCCACGCTCCATCACTGGCCAGTACCTCAGTGGTAAAAAACAAATTGAAATTCCAGATAAACGTCGTGAGACAAATGGCAAATGGATAGAGATAGTGGGAGCAAATGAAAACAATCTGCGAAACGTTGATGTAAAAATACCCCTGGGCGTATTTACATGTGTTACAGGGGTTTCAGGTTCAGGAAAGAGTACCCTTATAAATGAGATACTCCATAAATCCCTTGCTCAAAAGCTACACAACGCTAAAGCAAAGCCAGGTTCACATAAAGAGATATTAGGCCTAGAGCATATCGAAAAAGTAATCGACATAGACCAGTCGCCTATTGGTAGAACACCTAGGTCAAACCCTGCTACCTATACAGGTGTGTTTGACTATATTAGAGATTTATTTTCCACCACAAATGATGCGCAAGCTAGGGGCTACAAAGCTGGTAGATTCAGTTTTAACGTAAAGGGTGGAAGATGTGAAGCATGTCGTGGCGATGGAATAATAAAAATTGAGATGCACTTCTTGCCTGACGTATATGTTCCCTGCGAAATATGTAAAGGTGCAAGATACAATAGAGAAACCCTAGAAATAAAGTACAAAGGTAAAACCATATCAGACATCTTAAACATGTCTGTTAAAGAAGGGGTGGAGTTCTTTAAGAATATTCCCCGAATAAAACGTAAGCTAGACACCCTGTTTGATGTTGGATTAGGTTATATCAAGCTAGGCCAACCTGCCACAACACTTTCCGGTGGTGAGGCACAAAGGGTTAAGCTGGCAACGGAATTAAGTAGAAGAAGTAATGGAAAGACACTATATATCCTTGATGAGCCAACAACAGGGCTACACATCGCAGATATTGATAAGTTACTTCAGGTACTGGCAAGACTAACAGACGAAGGTGATAGTGTCCTAGTCATAGAGCACAACCTAGATGTAATAAAAACAGCTGACCACATCATCGACTTAGGACCAGAAGGGGGCCACCGAGGCGGTACAATAATAGCCCAAGGAACCCCAGAAGAGATTGTAAAAGTGAAGAAAAGCTACACAGGAAAATTCCTAAAGCCGTATCTAAAGGCGTAG
- the uvrC gene encoding excinuclease ABC subunit UvrC: protein MVLSQDKISELLKELPSSPGVYIMKDKYQDVIYVGKAISLKNRVRSYFQQTEKKGAKVTALVRNIAYLDYIATDSEVEALILESNLIKKYRPKYNISLKDDKQYPYIRINLKEDFPLLEKVRKMSKDKAKYFGPYPSGTAVNETINAVKKLFPLRTCKGSLANKDRACLNYHIKRCLAPCQGLISREDYHKIIDEVILFLEGKNTQLIKKLETEMHKAAENLDFEAAAKVRDQLQGVKAIAEKQKIIFSDLEDRDILAVATGENLACIQVFSVRGGKLLGSDSFKLENTGGSSESELFHAFITQFYSNAPIIPGEILVPIDIEDSNVLLEFLAKKRNGKVVIRVPQKGDKKALLDMADKNAKLQLETFIQQHEKNKEEAEQGLLDLTKALGLEDLPWRMECFDISNIQGEHTVASMVVFEGGKPARDKYRKFKIRTVEGPNDFASMAEVLTRRLQNFKDGDEKFMPLPHLIIIDGGKGQLSSAREIMEGMGLGDIKTIGLAKREEEVFVPKVSEPIILPRNSKGLYMLQRIRDEAHRFAITFHRNLRNKNTLTSELDNVPGVGPSRKKLLLKTFKSVEEISTKDVGEIAAVPGIPWNVAEQLYKYFRKSK from the coding sequence ATGGTGCTATCTCAAGATAAAATATCGGAGCTACTCAAAGAACTTCCCAGTTCACCTGGGGTATATATCATGAAAGACAAATACCAAGATGTAATATATGTTGGGAAGGCCATATCCCTTAAAAATAGGGTGCGGTCGTACTTCCAGCAGACAGAAAAGAAGGGTGCTAAAGTTACAGCCTTAGTCCGCAACATAGCATACCTTGACTATATCGCAACAGACTCAGAAGTAGAAGCACTAATACTAGAGAGCAACCTAATAAAAAAATACCGACCCAAGTACAACATCTCCCTAAAGGACGATAAACAATACCCATATATCCGTATAAACCTAAAGGAAGATTTTCCACTGTTGGAAAAGGTTCGGAAAATGTCAAAGGACAAAGCTAAATACTTTGGTCCTTACCCCAGTGGGACTGCAGTAAACGAAACCATAAATGCAGTGAAAAAATTATTTCCCCTTCGAACATGCAAAGGAAGCCTAGCAAACAAAGACAGGGCATGCCTAAACTACCACATTAAACGCTGCTTAGCGCCCTGCCAAGGTTTAATTTCCCGAGAGGATTACCATAAAATTATCGATGAAGTAATTCTCTTTCTAGAAGGTAAAAACACACAACTTATTAAAAAACTAGAAACAGAGATGCATAAAGCTGCAGAAAATCTTGATTTTGAAGCTGCAGCAAAGGTCCGTGACCAACTTCAAGGTGTTAAAGCCATAGCAGAAAAGCAAAAAATTATTTTCAGTGATCTTGAAGATAGGGATATTCTAGCTGTTGCCACAGGTGAAAATTTAGCGTGTATACAAGTGTTCAGTGTTAGGGGAGGAAAACTCCTCGGAAGTGATTCATTTAAGCTAGAGAATACCGGTGGGTCCAGTGAAAGTGAGCTATTTCATGCATTTATCACACAGTTCTACTCCAATGCTCCCATAATACCAGGGGAGATTTTAGTACCTATAGACATCGAAGATTCAAACGTACTATTAGAGTTTTTAGCAAAAAAACGAAATGGTAAAGTGGTCATTAGGGTGCCACAAAAAGGAGATAAAAAGGCACTTCTAGATATGGCAGATAAAAACGCCAAGTTGCAACTAGAAACTTTTATTCAACAGCATGAAAAAAATAAGGAAGAAGCGGAACAGGGATTACTAGATCTAACAAAAGCTTTAGGCCTTGAAGACCTTCCTTGGCGAATGGAATGCTTCGATATATCTAATATCCAGGGAGAACACACTGTAGCATCAATGGTGGTTTTTGAAGGTGGTAAACCTGCTAGGGATAAATACAGAAAATTTAAAATCAGGACAGTGGAAGGACCCAACGATTTTGCATCCATGGCTGAGGTCCTTACAAGAAGGCTTCAGAACTTCAAAGATGGTGACGAAAAATTCATGCCTCTACCCCATCTAATAATTATAGATGGAGGTAAAGGACAGCTTTCCTCTGCCAGGGAAATAATGGAGGGTATGGGACTAGGCGATATCAAAACAATCGGGCTTGCCAAAAGGGAAGAAGAAGTATTTGTCCCTAAAGTGTCCGAACCTATCATTCTACCAAGGAATAGTAAAGGGCTATATATGCTGCAAAGAATTAGGGATGAAGCCCATAGATTTGCTATAACATTCCACAGAAACCTGAGGAATAAAAATACCCTTACCTCAGAATTAGACAATGTACCAGGAGTTGGTCCTAGCCGAAAAAAACTACTCCTAAAGACATTCAAATCAGTAGAAGAAATATCCACAAAAGACGTAGGAGAAATAGCAGCAGTTCCAGGCATACCCTGGAATGTGGCAGAGCAATTGTATAAGTATTTTAGAAAAAGTAAGTAG
- a CDS encoding DUF4097 family beta strand repeat-containing protein has translation MGDERKLILEMLRDGKISSEEAKELLSVLGDTEDMDQHKNTSQETHEQTKKAEREYFEETGENWSLLDGLKGLFTGITGPTYEFVEEYNHRFNPLSIKANIKTKNGTVIIKAWDKEECSIKVTKKIKGFTSETKARDFAKSYQVLKLGDDFIDTEDYKNRHLSINYEIYLPRNIILELKTRSVNGRVLLKDIHLIDGSVTTVNGKITVQNVKGDRIKISGVNGVIDVDADIQSIDCNTVNGKIFIKDSNQQEGHVSISTVNGPIKIELPVGVRGVKVKNSSVNGSIKIDHQDLRIVSQSGKVANKRAEAVSDGDIKRIYNASAVNGTLTVSEIHSNI, from the coding sequence ATGGGTGATGAACGCAAACTTATTTTAGAAATGCTAAGGGATGGTAAGATTTCAAGTGAAGAGGCAAAGGAGTTACTAAGTGTTCTCGGTGATACAGAAGATATGGATCAACATAAAAATACATCCCAAGAAACTCATGAACAAACTAAAAAAGCCGAAAGAGAGTATTTTGAGGAAACAGGTGAGAACTGGAGCCTTTTAGATGGCCTAAAAGGCTTGTTCACAGGAATAACTGGACCTACTTACGAATTTGTTGAAGAATACAACCATAGATTTAACCCTTTAAGCATAAAAGCAAACATTAAGACAAAGAATGGCACAGTTATCATAAAAGCATGGGATAAAGAAGAATGTTCTATCAAAGTGACAAAAAAGATTAAAGGTTTTACATCAGAAACTAAAGCTAGGGATTTTGCAAAATCATATCAAGTATTAAAGCTAGGTGATGACTTTATCGATACTGAGGATTACAAAAATCGGCACCTAAGTATCAACTACGAAATTTACCTACCAAGAAATATCATTTTAGAGCTGAAAACAAGATCTGTAAATGGCAGAGTCCTATTAAAAGATATCCATCTTATTGATGGAAGTGTAACAACAGTTAACGGGAAGATTACAGTACAAAATGTAAAAGGCGACAGAATAAAGATATCAGGTGTCAATGGAGTTATAGACGTTGACGCAGACATACAAAGTATCGACTGCAATACCGTAAATGGCAAAATATTTATAAAAGACAGTAATCAGCAAGAAGGACATGTGAGTATTTCCACTGTGAACGGACCAATAAAGATTGAGCTTCCAGTGGGTGTTAGAGGTGTTAAAGTCAAAAACAGCTCAGTAAATGGCAGTATTAAAATTGATCATCAAGACTTAAGGATTGTATCCCAATCTGGTAAAGTGGCTAATAAAAGGGCTGAAGCTGTTTCAGATGGTGATATTAAAAGAATATATAATGCCAGTGCAGTGAACGGAACACTGACAGTAAGCGAAATCCATTCAAATATTTAA
- a CDS encoding SHOCT-like domain-containing protein has translation MREEKLQVLKMIEEGKITAEEGVKLLAAVETEEKKESTDNNNNVKYLMIKVEDLNSGRKKANIKIPFFLVNFGLKFIPKEAKGITQEEINQLIQMAKMGKTGEVLEVMDEDDSVRVKIWLE, from the coding sequence ATGAGAGAAGAAAAACTACAAGTATTGAAAATGATTGAAGAAGGTAAAATCACAGCTGAAGAAGGTGTCAAGCTTTTAGCAGCAGTGGAAACTGAAGAAAAAAAAGAGAGCACCGATAATAACAACAATGTGAAATACCTTATGATAAAGGTTGAAGATTTAAACTCGGGAAGAAAAAAAGCAAACATAAAGATACCCTTTTTCTTAGTTAATTTTGGGCTTAAGTTTATCCCAAAAGAAGCTAAGGGTATAACCCAAGAGGAAATCAACCAGTTAATCCAGATGGCAAAAATGGGTAAGACTGGAGAGGTTCTAGAGGTTATGGATGAGGATGATTCTGTAAGAGTTAAAATTTGGCTAGAGTAG
- a CDS encoding ABC transporter ATP-binding protein has product MKELLLQRKFRFAMYIFACFIPVVDQLIVNLTLALLIGSIEVGTMENFVRVVLISVGAIALSSISYIISRYMRISYMRDTLLAVRVKAFEKIMRSSYKTFNIKSKDSYISNLINDINIFENNFFLKLINLIFNGGTFIVVLTILFFLDFKFALGILAISLILLMVIRVFERKTVSLQEEVSVSNEDFSIDISNTFNGLEILKLNNIEDKFLEKSLLKIKRLERTKYNYTVFTEGQNRVTGLLGYLAVVFILLYLLNLLSTGMSLTTIVFMFQMSNSCVWSLVRVLPLFNELKSSANIYNKITKMTEENKSEVTQGIDFSFNSKIEIKDLSFNYDGKEVFNGVTFDIERGKKYLIKGASGAGKSTLVKLLSKIYDDYQGDILVDGVDYRSINEDSLNDNVSFIYQDVFLFEDTIANNISLYKTYEEKQIQAAANSAGLSDLLSKKTKGINEMLLENGKNLSGGERQRISIARAIIKDSSILFVDEGTSSLNEELGRNVEKTILSLDSTVIAISHRYYKGITEKYDYVLEIVNGKVIKYPSKEYFQGELAI; this is encoded by the coding sequence TTGAAAGAACTTTTATTACAAAGAAAATTTAGATTTGCAATGTATATATTTGCCTGTTTCATTCCCGTTGTAGACCAACTTATAGTAAATCTTACCTTGGCATTACTTATAGGTAGTATTGAGGTAGGGACCATGGAAAATTTTGTTCGTGTGGTATTGATTTCTGTGGGGGCTATAGCACTTAGTTCCATATCTTATATAATATCCCGCTATATGAGGATATCTTACATGAGAGACACCCTTCTAGCTGTACGGGTAAAGGCTTTTGAAAAAATAATGAGGTCATCGTATAAAACCTTTAACATAAAGTCAAAGGACTCCTATATATCTAATCTAATCAATGACATAAACATATTTGAAAATAACTTCTTTTTAAAGTTAATAAATCTAATTTTCAATGGTGGTACTTTCATAGTTGTACTGACCATACTGTTTTTTTTAGATTTTAAGTTTGCCTTAGGTATTTTAGCCATATCCCTTATTCTACTTATGGTAATTAGAGTGTTTGAAAGGAAAACCGTAAGTCTACAAGAAGAGGTTTCAGTAAGCAATGAGGATTTTTCAATTGATATATCTAACACCTTTAACGGCCTAGAGATACTAAAACTAAACAATATCGAGGATAAGTTTTTAGAAAAATCTCTACTAAAAATTAAAAGGCTTGAGAGAACAAAGTACAACTACACAGTTTTTACAGAGGGACAAAATAGGGTTACAGGTTTGCTTGGATACCTTGCGGTGGTTTTTATCTTACTTTACTTATTGAATTTGCTTTCCACAGGGATGTCCCTTACAACAATTGTATTTATGTTTCAAATGTCCAATAGCTGTGTTTGGAGCTTAGTTCGTGTACTGCCCTTATTTAACGAATTAAAATCGTCGGCTAATATTTATAATAAGATAACAAAAATGACAGAAGAAAATAAATCTGAAGTAACTCAAGGGATTGATTTCTCCTTTAATTCAAAAATAGAAATAAAAGATTTATCCTTTAATTATGATGGGAAAGAGGTTTTCAATGGAGTTACCTTTGACATTGAAAGGGGAAAGAAATACTTAATTAAAGGTGCAAGTGGGGCTGGAAAATCTACTCTTGTGAAGCTTCTTTCCAAAATATATGACGACTATCAGGGCGATATTTTAGTTGATGGGGTTGACTATAGAAGTATTAATGAAGACAGCTTGAATGACAATGTGTCATTCATATATCAGGATGTGTTTTTGTTTGAAGACACCATAGCAAACAATATAAGCCTATACAAAACATACGAGGAAAAGCAAATCCAAGCTGCTGCCAATTCAGCAGGACTTAGTGATTTGCTAAGTAAAAAAACAAAGGGAATAAATGAAATGCTGCTGGAAAATGGTAAAAACCTCTCTGGAGGGGAAAGACAAAGGATTTCTATAGCCAGAGCAATCATTAAGGATTCAAGTATACTCTTTGTTGATGAAGGAACATCAAGCCTTAATGAAGAGTTGGGTAGAAACGTTGAAAAGACAATTCTTTCCTTAGATAGCACTGTAATAGCCATATCCCATAGATACTATAAAGGAATCACTGAAAAATATGATTATGTCTTGGAGATAGTAAATGGAAAAGTGATAAAATATCCCAGTAAGGAATATTTTCAGGGGGAACTTGCCATATGA